A stretch of DNA from Candidatus Zixiibacteriota bacterium:
GAAGAATTTGAAGCGGAAGTGGTGGCGGCGGATAAAATGATGATTTCCGAACTGCTGAATCATCCCAACCCGATGTCAGATGAGACCCTTTTTAGTTTTAGTCTGACCGGCCCGGCGCGACAGGTGAGTCTTAAAATATTCACTCTTTCCGGGCGAAAGATAAAAGAGATAAGCCGCGATTATCTCAGAGCCGATTATCACGAATTTTATCGCTGGAATGGAACCGACAACCTTGGCGACCGTGTCGCCAACGGCGTCTATCTATATAAAGTTACCGCCGCCTCGGAGGCAACTGGCGAGGTGGTCGAAGCCGTGGGAAAAGTTGTTGTTAATTAATATATTTGGAGGTTTTCGATGCGAAAATCATTCGCCATCCTGATAATTTTGACCCTGACATTTGGAGTCGCCGCCGACAGTTACGGCAATGTCTCCAGCGCCGCAGTATTATTCTTGAGAATTGCGGCGGGAGCCCGCGCCGCCGGAATGGGTGAGGCTTTCGTTGCGGTAGCTGATGATGCGACGACTACGCATTGGAATCCGGCCGGACTGGGCACATACCCCCTTTCCAGCAAATGGTTCGAAATCAAAGTCCCGGAATATTTGCAGCCTATAAAGAAAATGGCTATTCTGAAGAATGAATCATTCAAAGAAGATTACAAGAGCTATGATATTTGGGCTCTCTCCAAGCTGGGGCTGGTCAAATTCAATTTCGAATTAGGCGAGAAACTTGCCGGCAACACGGCCTCTGCCTCAAGCAGATATGGGATGGGTGCGGCAATGTCGCAGACAAATGTCTATGAAGGCGCTCTGGTAAGCAGTCGTGATAAGATGACCCTGGGCGAGATAGTCGAGCCGAAAGCCGAACAGAATATAGAATCAGTCTTGAGGCAAAGCATGGGTCTGGCGGGAGAAATTGAACCCGAGAGACTGCAATATCTGATCGAGAAACTTGCCATCGCCAATAACCAGCGTCCCCGAGAATATCTGGACAGTCTGAAAGAACAGGTAATGTCGCGCCTTACCGAGGTAAATAAAGCCCGCGGCGATATAGACAGCGCTTTCTCCGAACTTCAGTCGGCTTACAACCAATGCCTGATTGACTGGAGTGGCCTGGATAAAGCGGCTGACCTGTCCCGCGATGGTCTTAAAGACTCGGTACTGAATGAATCGGAAGCCGACCGCATCCTCTTTGCGCTTCAGAAATCGAAGCGCAAAATTCTCCCATCAGAAATAATCGTACCGTACGAAATAAATTTCGAAGGCGCTATCAATGACATCGCCGCCGATGACGATTATCTCTGGGTCGCCGCGGAGTCGGGCTTGTATCGTCTCAAAGGACAGCGTTGGCAGAGATTGAGCGTGAGTGAAGGGCTGCCGACCAATAACATTCGGCAAGTCAAAATCTACGGCAAAAAAGCCTTTCTGGCCACCGATATCGGCCTGGTGGTTTATGAAGCCGGAGCCTTTACCTACTATAATCAGACTTTCGGTCTTCCCGAGAAGCCGATTCAGGCGATGACCGCCGGCGATAATAACAAAGCCTGGGTGATGATTGACGGCGACTTCTACTTCTTCAACGGAACATACTGGAAGAATTACTACGAGTATAATGATGTCCTCGGGGAAAGCGATTCTTCATTCTATGACCGGATGAAGATATTCGGGACACCCGAAGAGCGAGAAGCATATATTGTCAAATTTGTCGAGCGGAATATGCTCGGCGCGCCGGTGAAGATGCCGCCCCATGAAGGCGCCAAGACCGACTCCGCCGCCGCTGCCGATACGCTCAAAGCCGCGCCCAAGGAACAGCCGCCGGTCGGAAGAATGGTTCTGGTTCCTTTTACCGCCGGTATCAATTACCGTATCACCGATATGGAGGCAGACAGCAAGGGGAATGTCTGGATAGGTACTGAGTTTGGCTTGCTGCGCTTTGACGGGCGGGAATGGCGACGGTACGGTTACCGCCATTATATTCCCGAAAAGGATATGGCGGTAATAGACCTGGCTCTGGAAAGATTGAAAGGGGATACCCTTCGCGCCGAAAGATTAGCCGAGAATATCCGTCAGGTCAACCATCTGGCGAGCGACACCATTAAAGCGGGACAGAAAATTCAGCTATACGCCAATCCCGCCGGTTCTGAAATAAA
This window harbors:
- a CDS encoding PorV/PorQ family protein, with the translated sequence MRKSFAILIILTLTFGVAADSYGNVSSAAVLFLRIAAGARAAGMGEAFVAVADDATTTHWNPAGLGTYPLSSKWFEIKVPEYLQPIKKMAILKNESFKEDYKSYDIWALSKLGLVKFNFELGEKLAGNTASASSRYGMGAAMSQTNVYEGALVSSRDKMTLGEIVEPKAEQNIESVLRQSMGLAGEIEPERLQYLIEKLAIANNQRPREYLDSLKEQVMSRLTEVNKARGDIDSAFSELQSAYNQCLIDWSGLDKAADLSRDGLKDSVLNESEADRILFALQKSKRKILPSEIIVPYEINFEGAINDIAADDDYLWVAAESGLYRLKGQRWQRLSVSEGLPTNNIRQVKIYGKKAFLATDIGLVVYEAGAFTYYNQTFGLPEKPIQAMTAGDNNKAWVMIDGDFYFFNGTYWKNYYEYNDVLGESDSSFYDRMKIFGTPEEREAYIVKFVERNMLGAPVKMPPHEGAKTDSAAAADTLKAAPKEQPPVGRMVLVPFTAGINYRITDMEADSKGNVWIGTEFGLLRFDGREWRRYGYRHYIPEKDMAVIDLALERLKGDTLRAERLAENIRQVNHLASDTIKAGQKIQLYANPAGSEINQIRPFEGKIFFATSSGTIVYDGAWSRYNAEGLGARSTNSIAERGNNMWFAAGDRVLIKAGGKREITMMHVNWLPELASDIYYEFFSYVQSVEGWGTVGGNVTFLSYGNITRTDESGRDLGDFSAFDIALTLSYGTALSPSLSGGLSARVIYSHLSSIGAGKEKGSGTSTGLALDVGLLYKLHPRLNLGVAVTNLGPDISYIDVSQADPLPRNLAVGFAWKLLESSYNRALITIEANKSLVGMSDGFSEEVKEVVLNGGAEYWYGSFIAFRGGYIYDQEGEIKTPTLGFGLAYRLFRFDFAYIPSNDQVPLANTMRFALTINM